The following proteins are co-located in the Polymorphospora rubra genome:
- the rpsQ gene encoding 30S ribosomal protein S17, with the protein MSENTAAAPRAQRKVREGLVISDKMEKTVVVEVEDRVKHPLYGKVMRRTSKLKAHDEQNACGIGDRVLLMETRPLSATKRWRIVEILEKAK; encoded by the coding sequence ATGAGCGAGAACACGGCCGCCGCTCCACGGGCCCAGCGCAAGGTACGCGAGGGCCTCGTGATCAGCGACAAGATGGAAAAGACCGTCGTCGTCGAGGTCGAGGACCGGGTCAAGCACCCGCTGTACGGCAAGGTCATGCGCCGGACCAGCAAGCTGAAGGCGCACGACGAGCAGAACGCGTGCGGCATCGGTGACCGGGTCCTGCTGATGGAGACCCGCCCGCTGTCCGCCACCAAGCGGTGGCGGATCGTGGAGATCCTGGAAAAGGCCAAGTAG
- the rpmC gene encoding 50S ribosomal protein L29: MAAGVKAAELRELSDEELVTKLREAKAELFNLRVQSATGQLDNNRRLQVVRREIARIYTIMRERELGLSAAPDEVTAA; the protein is encoded by the coding sequence AAGGCCGCCGAGCTGCGTGAGCTCTCCGACGAGGAGCTGGTCACGAAGCTCCGCGAGGCCAAGGCGGAGCTGTTCAACCTCCGCGTGCAGAGCGCGACCGGTCAGCTGGACAACAACCGCCGGCTCCAGGTCGTTCGTCGGGAGATCGCCCGGATCTACACGATCATGCGTGAGCGTGAGCTGGGGCTCTCGGCCGCGCCGGATGAGGTGACTGCAGCATGA